The DNA sequence gtgtgtctgtgttaccaGGTGTGGATGAAGGTCCATGTCTGAAAATGAGTCACTGGTGAAAATCTTCTCCTTTAACTGGGAGACAACTGgtctgaaagaggagaggagggtgaagaTGATTAGTGACGGATCAATAACCTCTGAGGATGGATCAATAACCAACAGGATGGATCAATAACCTCTGAGGATGGACCAATAACCAACAGGATGGATCAATAGCCTCTGAGGATGGATCAATAACCAACAGGATGGATCAATAGCCTCTGAGGATGGATCAATAACCAACAGGATGGATCAATAGCCTCTGAGGATGGACCAATAACCTCTGAGGATGGACCAATAACCTCTGAGGATGGACCAATAACCTCTGAGGATGGATCAATAACCCCTGAGGATGGACCAATAACCTCTGAGGATGGACCAATAACCTCTGAGGATGGACCAATAACCTCTGAGGATGGATCAATAACCTCTGAGGATGGACCAATAACCTCTGAGGATGGACCAATAACCTCTGAGGATGGACCAATAACCTCTGAGGATGGACCAATAACCTCTCAGTGTATCtgaggaccaatcagagagcagcagtgtacctgaggaccaatcagagagcagcagtgtacctgaggaccaatcagagagcagcagtgtaCCTGAGTATCTCTAGGATTTCTGGGTTGTGTTTGAACAGAGAGGAAGTCTGGATGCTCCTCGTTTCCTTCACTGCGTCCTTCCCtgtgtccttcttcttcttcttcttcggtgGTGTCCTGTGGTCGTCATCATCAGGCTGAATGaatggaggacagagagatCAACAGAGTCAAACATCTGGAGACAACGAGAGGCTGACGGcattctcttcttcttcttctcatttccggcagacaggaagtaaaaacaacatttcttcttctctgatgtaaataaatgatgttttttgtttatttgtgtattacAGCTGTTCTGTGATCAGCTGACTCGCACTGGAAGCATCAAGGACAGGTGTGTTTACCTGAgtgtcctcctgctcctcctcctgctcctcctcctctgagtcATCcagcctctgattggaggagcctctcttcttcttcttctcctcctccgagGAGTCgatcctcctcttctctgccgTCTGTTTCTTCTGGAGGACCAACAGAAAATAACTGATCAGATTATTGATAACTCACTGATGATCAGATTATTGATAACTCACTGATGATCAGATTATTGATAACTCACTGATGATCAGATTATTGATCAGATTATTGATTACTCACTCTGGCCCATCTCTGCTGAGCAGTCAGAGGCTTCctcctggaggaagaggaggaggaagagttgcTGCAGATGTTCAGACACAGCTGGTCGTCggctgatgacatcatcatctgCACACCTGATCACAGCAGACAGGTAGGAGGCCTttatggatgatgatgatgatgatgatgaccttCGCTGCAGTTATagattgattggttggttggttgatggATTATCAGATACAGACATGAACTCACGGTGAGAGAAGACAAAGTGAAGCACAGGAGACGATCAACATGAAATCAATCATCAGAATTAAGACACATTTATTAAAGAGAATAACAATCAAACAATCTACACATCAAAGCCACACGTTCGATTCCTTTGAACTACACACTGCCCCCTGTTCACCTGATTCTACATACAGAtgtgattattatcattatgattattgtgattattattgtcCTGTCTCCTGGTAGTGAGTCTACCTCAGCTAGCCTGTTTAGCATCGTTAGCTCTGCTTTACACACAGTGAATGAACCAGCTAACAcaacagctacacacacacacacacactcactcacactctcacacactcacactctctcacacacacacacactcacacacacacactcacacacacacacacacagagacactcacactcacactcacacagagacacagagacactcacacacacacacacacacacacacacacagagacacagagacactcacacacacacactcacacacacacacacagagacacagagacactcacacacacacacacacacacacagacacacacagagacactcacacacacacactcacacacacacacacacacacacacacacacacacacacacactctcacacacacacacacacacatcgtggtatgtgtgtgtgtgtgggggcagcagctaatgctagcttCATGCTAACAGTCAGTGAAGCACAGACTGAACTCACCGTTAAActctcacagcagcagcagcacgcgTGTCAAGCACTTCCTGCTACGTCACGGAAGCCCCGCCTCCTTCACAGCTGCGTCTGTGGACATGCGCAGTAGGTTCACGCCTTTCTCAATGTAGGAACAAATCAAATGGAGACATTTCAGTTatcatttactttaatttaattaataatgtatCTTATTAATTGTTCTGTAGAGGAACACATCtgacattaaataataaatatgaaacaaagatATAAAATCATTGTGcagtttattatgaaaatgaacatataagcatttatttattaattataattggAGATTAAGTCCTCCataatatttaatgaataaacaaataaataaattaaaaggggaccaaaacataaacaaacgaTTGAGCAGATTCACTTTATTCTTATTTGAACCTTTATAgtttacattaattaataaaatgttagcaaactaaatgaaatgatCCTTCATTGATGTGATGGTTGAACATTAAACAGGAAACATCAGCAGTTAGTTCACACAGAAacttatgtttttaatttctttagGAAGAAAAGAGATTTTTGTCAATAAGCAAATGTTCAATATCTCACAgcagataaatatttaaaatgatatttatattttattctttatttccatCACTGTTTTACATGTGAACTCACGGTGAAGATTTCTGCTCTTTGACAGtaaagaaaatagtttattAACTGTCACATTAATATTCTTctgttttatgatttataatCTTTTAGGATTCATAATGTTTTACCGCTGACGAAGAAAACGATCTAAGGACTGTAGATTATGAGGACAGCTTTcacatataattataatatatttatattaataaacataattaacatttgaaatatgaaacattttatacaaactACTGAAGAGTAAATAAATGCTGCGTCATGTTTTTACatcaaatattataatatgttaaCAATTAAACTCTCTGACAAAAGACTACACAATGAgtactttaacattttacagttctgcagtatttttacatcaaaagGATCTAAATACTTCCTCCGTCATGTCAATGAGTCTGTGTTGGAGACAGGAggtgtattattgttattattattgttatcattattgttattattagctTTATTTATGgttgaaagaagaaaatgtattaataacattgttaacattattattgatcctttaacattattattgatccataaacattattattgatcctttaacattattattgatcaataaacattattattgatcctttaacattgttattgatcctttaacattgttattgatcctttaacattattattgatcaataaacattgttattgatcctttaacattGATCCTTttattgatcctttaacattgttattgatcctttaacattattattatcctttaacattgttattgattaacattgttattgatcctttaacattattattgatcaataaacattgttattgatctttaacattatttcaataaacattgttattgatcctttaacattgttattgatcaataaacattattattgatcctttaacattattattgatcaataaacattgttattgatcctttaacattgttattgatcCATAAACTTTGATATATAAACATAACAGAAGAGGGGCAGCAGTCTGAATGAGGACCATCAGCCATAAAACAGGACCCAGACCTGGACCTGGTCTGACGTGGACCGGGTCCCCtcagtgccttgctcagagagttctgtctctgcaggagtGGACAGACATCCGTCATCACATCAGCAGCCGTCACGTCCCATTTCCTTCCTGCTCCGCTTCCTGTTGTCGACAGGACGACTTAAAAAtagagctgtcaatcacagcggGCCGCTGGGACTCAAACCGACGCACCGCAGGATTAATTATAGTCATTTACCAAAACAGTCACTTTGAAACGTCAGCGTGATGGAGccggaggagaagagaggattCAATCATcgaggagacaaagaggagacaagaacaggagaacaggaaggaaggaggacaggagaacaggaaggaaggagaacaggaaggaaggaggacaggagaacaggaaggaaggaggacaggagaacaggaaggaaggaggacaggagaacaggaaggaaggaaggaaggaaggaaggaaggaaggaaggaggaaggagaataggaaggaaggaggacaggaaggaaggaggacaggaaggaaggaggacaggaggaggacaggaaggaaggaaggaaggaaggaggacaggagaacaggaatgaaggagaacaggagaacaggaaggaaggaggacaggagaacaggaaggaaggaggacaggagaacaggaaggaaggaggacaggagaacaggaaggaaggaaggaaggaggacaggaaggaaggaggacaggaaggaaggaaggaaggaggacaggagaataggaaggaaggaggacaggaaggaaggaggacaggagaacaggaaggaaggaggacaggaaggaaggagactGATACaagctgcctgtctgtctgacatcaTAATACTCAGTAGGTTAATCTACAGAATGAGTAACTATTGATTTTAGTTTTGATCAACTGTAGaactttaaaaaggaaacagctatgtcttaataaaaatattatatatctaataataataacaaaaatattaatattattcataataataataataatgataataataataataatgataataataataatgatataataataatgatattaataatgatgataatgataataataataataatgatgatgataataataacgataataatgatgataataataataataatattaataacattttcttctttgtctttattgaGAAACAGGACAAACAGAGTAAAACCTCTTAAAACAGATAGAGATAATAACTGCTGAACTCTGAGACGGGAGAAGATTCTAGAGAAGAAGGTAGCCtgaggggacacacacacacacacacacacacacacacagagacacacacacacacacacacacacacacacagacacacacacagacacacacacacacacacacacacacacacacacacacacacacacacacacacacacacacacacacacacacacacacacacacagacacacacacacacacacacagacacacacacacacacacacacacacagacagacacacacacacagacacacacacacacacacacacacacacacacacacacacacacacacacacacacacacacacacacacacacacacacacacacacacacacacacacacagacagacagacagacacacacacacagacacacacacacacagacacacacacacacacacacacacacacacacacacacacacacacacacacacacacacacacacagacacacagacacacacacacagacacacagacacacacactgattggcTTCTTCACATTTGAAATATTGGACATGCTACGTATGAGAGCTGAGGATTAAGTCCTGTGTAGTGAGTACTcccaatatatattattgaaccGATCATTATTGATCCTCCTGAGACGGACCTGATGGGACTGGATGTGCTGCTACACACAGAaggtgtttatatatatatgatttaaatgatatgatatgaaagCGTTGGTATGAAATGAAGAGTCccttcacttcctgtgtccAGGTGAGTCCACCTGTCAgtcagctgtcagtctgctctCCAGAGACTCAAACACAGAGTGAGGATCCTGATCAGCATCTACAAGACCTGCAtgtggaaacacacactgaacacacacacacacacacacacacacacacacacacacacacacacacacacacacacacacacacacacacacacacacacacacacacacacacacacacacacacacacacacacacgtgatgtGAAACAGGAGGACATTGAGTCAGAACCACATTGTGATGATGAGGATCAGTTGAAGAACACTGAAGCACGTCTTCCATTTATAGGAGAAGATGTGTGTCCTTCAGAGGGCtgtctgagtgtctgtgtgtgtgtgtgtgtgtgtgtgtgtgtgtgtgtgtgtgtgtgtgtgtgtgtgtgtgtgtgtgtgtgtgtgtacctacCTGCagggcagcagtgtgtgtcCTGTActgactcagtgtgtgtgttacagagtgtgtGCTGTCCTCAGGTCTGGTCTTCAGTCTGTTCTGGACCTCAGAGCTTGGAGCCGGACGAGTCACAGCGTGGAACCTTCAggaagacataaataaatatataaacataaatatatatatataaataaataaaaaaaatgaaatatatatatataaatgtttatatatacataaacagttatatatatgttgtatatacgtttatatatacatatatatataaacatatatatgtttatatatatatacaaacatatatatatgtttatatatatgtttatatatatttatatatatatatataaacatatatatgtttatatatgtttatatatataaacatttacatatatataaatataaacatatatatatataaatatatatgtttatatatatataaacatatatgtatgtttatatatatatgtatgttcatatatatatatatataaacatatatgtatatatatatatatatatatatataaacatatatgtatgtttatatatatatgtatgttcatatatatatatatataaacatatatgtatatatatatatatatatatatatatatatatatataaacatatatgtatatatatatatatatatatgtgtgagcAGTGAGCTCTCTTCTGTGCGTTTTGTAACCCATCATATAATATGATATCTTATATAAACACTcatgtgatatttatatatgatgtaatctgtgttttttaaaaacgttttcATTTAGACTCATTTCATCTAAATTCAACCTGACTGGTTTgaggtgtttttaaagctttatttaaacCACAATGTGGTGGGTTTACTGGTTGAACTGGTTCCACTGACCTCTCTCCACTGACTGGATCTGTAGCTCTCAGAGTGATTCTCTCCAGACAAACTTCGTCCGTCAACTCCAGGAAGAAAACTCTGAGGAGAGAGGGGTCACACTGAGGTCACACTGAGGTCATCATACAGAGGTCATTTTATAGAGGTCACATAGAGGTCGTTGAGTGCCAGACTGGATGAGGTTCAgtctggggcggctgtggcatagtgtagagcaaggtagttctccaatcagagggtcggtggttcgatacccggcttcggcagtcgatgtgtccttgggcaagacacttaaccccaagttgctcctgaaggccatcggtgtggactggatgatgaatgttagttagagtctgatggtggcaccttgatggtagcctgtcatcagtgtgtgaatgggtgaatgatatgtaacatactactgactgtaagtcgctttggaggaaagcctctgctaaatgactctaatgtaatggaATGTAATGTCTGAGCTGCTGAGgactctggacattgttggtccgtcttggttgacacgtctctggTGTCTCGTGGAGGACGAGGACAGTGACTAAAACGGGGGACGGGAGAGTTCCAGTTAtcggggtatcacactgctcagcctccagGAGAGTTTATTCAGTGTCAATGCGGATTCTATACTGACGGTGGACCGGTGGACCAGATCTTTACCCTCAGAGGTCTGTTAGAGGGGTCATATGAGTTCATCCAGTCTAGCCttacagagagggggaggagctcAGCCTGACAGATCGGGGGAGGAGCTCAGCCTGAGAGATCggggaggagctcagccttagagagagggggagaagctCGGAGTAGAACCGCTGCTCCTTCACGTCCAatggggccagctgaggtggttcaggcctctgatcaggatcctcctggatgcctccctttagaggttttacaggcacgtccaactggtaagaggccccgtaGACCCAGAACTCTCTGGAGGGACTACATATCTGGTCTGGGAACTCCTCGGGgctccccaggaggagctggtaagtgttgctggggagaaggacgtctggaagAACCTCCTTAACCCGCTGCCCCCCCCGACCCAGCCCCAAATAAGTGGAAGATAATGGATGGCTTTAAAACAGTagtggtattagtagtagtagtagtagtagtagtagtagtagtaatagtaacagtagtagtagtagtaacagtagtagtaacagtagtagtagtagtagtaacagtagtagtagtagtagtagtagtaacagtagtagtagtaagtagtagtagtagtagtagtagtagtaacagtagtagtaacagtagtagtagtagtagtaacagtagtagtagtagtagtagtagtagtaacagtagtagtagtaatagtagcagtagtagtagtagtagtaacagtagtagtagtagtaagtagtagtaacagtagtagtagtagtaacagcagtagtaacagtagtagtagtagtagtagtagtaatagtagtagtaatagtaacagtagtagtaacagtagtaacagtagtagtattagtaacagtagtagtagtagtagtagtaatagtaacagtagtagtaacagtagtagtagtagtaatagtaacagtagtagtaacagtagtagtagtagtagtaacagtagtagtaacagtagtagtagtagtagtagtaacagtagtagtagtagtagtagtagtagtagtacattacattacattacattacattacattacagtcatgtagcagacgcttttatccaaagcgacttacaggaagtgtattcaacataggtattcaagagaactactagtcaccagaagtcataagtgcatctcctttcttaaacaagcatcttaaagcataagccagagcaaaagtacagtgcagaggcaaattactagaacaataattgcaacagactaatatgaatataataagtgctacaaactactacgaataggataagtgcagtaaacaaatacgaattcaataagtgcagcgaactgatacgaatacagtaagtgcaacaactaatacgaatgcaataaatgctacgaggaagactcagggtagtagtagtagtagtaacagtagtagtagtagtagtaacagtagtagtagtaacagtagtagtagtagtagtaacagtagtagtagtagtagtagtagtagtagtagtagtagtagtagtagtagtagtagtagtagtagtagtagtagtagtagcagcagcagtagtagtacctgtTGGGTGGGTGGGACTCCTGCAGGCTCTTGGCCTGCTGCAGGTCAGGGGAACCCGTGGAGGATCCAGCCTCTGCAGCTGCAGTCCACTCGGCTCAGACGTTCCTCCAGAACCTGCAGCACCAGGGAGTCTGGAACTGAACCAGTAGcttcatcaataatcaataatcagtaataGTAAgtgtttgttagcctgtgtgCAGCTCAGTGAAGCATGTCTCAGTCTGacttcttcttctggtgaagAAACAACAGGACACTGAACAACATGGCGGCTGTATTTACCGTTACTCTCCATCTCTCTACATTCAGAACAAACCGGTTCTGGAGTCGGCTGATCGGAGGATTCAGTCCAGTTAGAACAGTATTCAGGTTCTATGAGCTCAGAGGGAACATGAAGGATCTGTTCTGTCTGATGCTgataattaaacacagctgctgtgatcaaacctccacacacacacgcacgcacacgcacacacacacacacacacacaaacaggacgTTGTAGAACGAACACCATGGGGGAGGACTGAGGGAGAGTACGATGAGTTAGAAACCCCAGTGGCTGCTGGGAAACAGTCAGGAATCAAACTGATTAATTTGCACTTGAAACAGCCAAACAatctaacgtgtgtgtgtgtatgtgtgtgtgtgtgtgtgtgtgtgtgtgtgtgtgtgtgtgtgtgtgtgtgtgtgtgtgtgtgtgtgtgtgtgtgtgtgtgtgtgtgtgtctgtgtgtgag is a window from the Anoplopoma fimbria isolate UVic2021 breed Golden Eagle Sablefish unplaced genomic scaffold, Afim_UVic_2022 Un_contig_9961_pilon_pilon, whole genome shotgun sequence genome containing:
- the LOC129117035 gene encoding probable ATP-dependent RNA helicase DDX31, producing MMMSSADDQLCLNICSNSSSSSSSRRKPLTAQQRWARKKQTAEKRRIDSSEEEKKKKRGSSNQRLDDSEEEEQEEEQEDTQPDDDDHRTPPKKKKKKDTGKDAVKETRSIQTSSLFKHNPEILEILRPVVSQLKEKIFTSDSFSDMDLHPHL